A part of Bremerella cremea genomic DNA contains:
- a CDS encoding MFS transporter — protein MATDAASLEAASVRRDPIVQATPFFYGWVMLGVAMFTQYCTSPGQTYGVALFNKYIATTLATATFQQAHPGQAVVLSKELIDAEMVTVTTAYLLGTILAAFPVPWIGALADRWGLRRTITVTVALFGMACMFMSQVQGFYTLFIGFLAIRTLGQGSLTLLATNTADMWFQRKLGFANGIRNLSAPIAFGTFPIITIFLINELGWKQAYVALGVGVWLIMFPILIFIYRNHPEEIGQLPDGDKRGVREDGQPHDPGKLFLLPQLSLGDALQTRSFWIVLSFMTMWGMIGTALMFMVVPFIELRGLTEEDAQVVFLSMAVSMALCQFFGGILADRFKLNYLLAIGSTMLGVGVLTYWSINSVWMAGVYGVMFGMAQGISGAGSNSLLARYYGRAHLGKIKGFQMMTIVAGSAAGPYLMSVGKEYWGNYDRVLWLFATMFFVQAVACFFATPPAERKDIASPHTHPNLPNANHGTDPFTGAPSGDQPQPVVQAAD, from the coding sequence ATGGCCACCGACGCCGCCTCGCTTGAGGCAGCTTCTGTCCGTCGCGACCCGATCGTTCAAGCGACACCGTTTTTCTATGGCTGGGTGATGCTGGGCGTGGCGATGTTCACGCAGTATTGCACCAGCCCTGGCCAGACCTACGGTGTGGCCCTGTTCAACAAATACATTGCCACCACGCTGGCCACTGCCACGTTTCAACAAGCCCATCCGGGCCAAGCAGTGGTCCTTTCCAAAGAACTGATCGATGCCGAGATGGTGACGGTCACCACCGCCTATCTGTTGGGGACAATCTTGGCGGCGTTTCCGGTCCCCTGGATTGGGGCTCTTGCCGACCGGTGGGGCTTGCGTCGGACAATCACCGTGACGGTGGCTTTGTTCGGGATGGCCTGCATGTTCATGTCGCAGGTTCAAGGGTTTTACACGCTGTTTATTGGTTTCCTGGCGATCCGGACCTTGGGGCAAGGTTCGCTCACACTCTTGGCGACCAACACGGCCGATATGTGGTTTCAGCGAAAGCTGGGCTTTGCCAACGGCATTCGAAACTTGTCGGCGCCCATCGCATTCGGCACCTTTCCGATCATCACGATTTTTTTGATCAACGAACTGGGGTGGAAGCAAGCTTATGTTGCCCTGGGGGTAGGCGTGTGGCTGATCATGTTTCCGATTCTGATCTTCATTTATCGCAATCACCCGGAAGAGATCGGCCAGCTGCCGGACGGCGACAAGCGGGGCGTGCGCGAAGATGGCCAGCCGCACGATCCCGGTAAGTTGTTTTTGTTGCCGCAATTGAGCCTGGGAGATGCCCTGCAAACCCGTTCGTTTTGGATCGTGCTTTCGTTCATGACGATGTGGGGAATGATTGGCACGGCGTTGATGTTTATGGTGGTGCCGTTCATTGAACTGCGCGGTTTGACGGAAGAAGACGCCCAGGTAGTCTTTTTATCGATGGCGGTCAGCATGGCCCTGTGCCAGTTTTTCGGTGGAATTCTGGCTGACCGTTTCAAGTTGAATTACTTGCTGGCGATCGGCTCGACCATGCTGGGCGTGGGCGTGCTGACATACTGGTCGATCAACTCGGTGTGGATGGCAGGCGTATACGGGGTCATGTTTGGCATGGCTCAAGGGATCTCGGGGGCGGGGTCGAACTCGCTGCTGGCGCGTTATTACGGTCGGGCTCACCTGGGGAAGATTAAAGGCTTCCAGATGATGACCATCGTGGCGGGTAGCGCAGCAGGGCCCTATTTGATGAGTGTCGGGAAAGAATATTGGGGCAACTACGACCGAGTGCTGTGGTTGTTTGCTACCATGTTCTTCGTTCAGGCCGTGGCATGCTTCTTTGCGACGCCGCCAGCCGAACGCAAAGACATCGCCTCACCTCATACGCACCCGAACCTTCCCAACGCAAACCATGGCACGGATCCATTTACGGGGGCTCCCTCCGGGGACCAACCGCAACCAGTTGTTCAAGCTGCTGATTGA
- a CDS encoding DUF2760 domain-containing protein: MGRIGLAFKLFFQILFNSDVAKRAETLSLPAPPKEESKQATPPPPPPKPKPAAPQGIDALVLLATLQREARFLDLFQEDLSEYEDAQIGAAVRDVQRDTKATLNRLFAIQPVRDEEEGNRIELPANIDAVEIRLVGNVQNEKPAGGTLVHRGWKATKCDVPKFNGTLTQAQVLNPAEVEV, from the coding sequence ATGGGCCGTATCGGGTTAGCTTTCAAGCTGTTTTTTCAAATTCTATTTAATTCTGATGTAGCCAAGCGGGCGGAAACGTTGTCGTTGCCGGCTCCTCCGAAAGAGGAAAGCAAGCAAGCCACGCCACCTCCGCCCCCACCCAAACCGAAGCCAGCTGCTCCGCAAGGGATTGATGCGTTGGTGCTGCTAGCAACTTTGCAGCGTGAGGCCCGCTTCTTGGACCTGTTCCAGGAAGACCTTTCGGAGTACGAAGACGCCCAAATCGGCGCCGCCGTCCGCGACGTGCAGCGCGATACCAAAGCGACGCTCAACCGGTTGTTCGCCATCCAGCCGGTACGTGACGAAGAAGAAGGCAACCGCATTGAATTGCCTGCCAACATCGATGCCGTCGAGATTCGCCTGGTTGGCAACGTACAAAACGAGAAGCCTGCCGGTGGCACGCTGGTGCATCGCGGCTGGAAAGCCACCAAATGCGATGTTCCCAAGTTCAACGGTACCTTGACCCAGGCCCAAGTGCTGAACCCTGCCGAAGTGGAGGTATAG
- a CDS encoding Hsp70 family protein, with protein MSAKYVVGIDLGTTNSVIAVADLEAEAPVVDLVEIPQLVAPSTIESRKSLPSFLYLATESDQAGDKLELPWGADQNYAIGEWARRQSADTPDRTVGGAKSWLSHHKADRQGNILPWNAPEEVGKVSPVEASRRYLQHLAAAWNNAHPEHPLADQAVVLTVPASFDASARELTREAAVGAGLPADFTLLEEPQAAVYSWLGHMGDNWRKALKVGDKLLVCDVGGGTTDLTLITVEEEQGELILKRMAVGNHLLVGGDNMDLAVAFHVAELFKEKNVTLDPWQSVSLWHSCRAAKEDLLREEGPEKHPVSILGRGSKLIAKTVSVDVEREPIQAMLLEGFFPQCAGSEKPQRGFVSGFQELGLPFESDPAVTRHLAEFLAVHAEKAGSPINPTHVLFNGGVFKSESFQTRLMETLAAWQPEQPPQRLEGPHDLDYAVARGAAFYGWAKEKGGIRIRGGTAQAYYVGIQTSGLAIPGAPRPLHLLNVVPIGMEEGTETDVPSAEVGLVVGETTKFRFFSSPSRKDDKPGQMLQRWDEAEVSETDSLEANLPRDDKINEPYVPVTFHSKVTELGMLELWCVSSKTNGRWKLEFNVREED; from the coding sequence ATGAGCGCGAAATATGTCGTTGGCATCGACCTAGGCACAACCAACAGCGTGATCGCCGTGGCCGATCTGGAAGCGGAAGCCCCGGTGGTCGACCTGGTCGAGATTCCGCAGTTGGTTGCCCCCAGCACCATTGAAAGCCGCAAGTCGCTCCCTTCGTTCCTGTACTTGGCCACCGAGTCCGACCAGGCCGGAGACAAGCTGGAACTTCCTTGGGGGGCGGATCAAAACTACGCAATCGGCGAATGGGCCCGGCGTCAGTCGGCGGATACCCCCGATCGCACGGTTGGCGGGGCCAAGAGTTGGCTTTCGCATCACAAAGCAGACCGGCAAGGCAACATCTTGCCTTGGAATGCCCCCGAAGAAGTCGGCAAGGTTTCTCCCGTGGAAGCTTCCCGCCGCTACTTACAACACCTGGCCGCCGCCTGGAACAACGCCCATCCCGAACATCCGCTGGCCGACCAAGCCGTGGTGCTGACCGTACCGGCGTCGTTCGATGCCAGTGCCCGAGAACTGACCCGCGAAGCCGCCGTCGGTGCTGGCCTACCGGCTGACTTCACCCTGCTGGAAGAACCGCAAGCCGCCGTTTACTCGTGGCTCGGCCACATGGGCGATAATTGGCGCAAGGCTTTAAAGGTTGGCGACAAGCTCCTGGTTTGCGACGTGGGTGGTGGTACGACCGACCTCACACTGATCACCGTCGAAGAAGAGCAGGGGGAGTTGATCCTCAAGCGGATGGCGGTCGGCAATCATCTGCTCGTGGGCGGCGACAACATGGACTTGGCCGTCGCCTTCCATGTGGCGGAGTTGTTCAAGGAAAAGAACGTCACGCTCGATCCTTGGCAATCGGTCTCGCTGTGGCATTCGTGCCGCGCCGCCAAAGAAGACCTGCTCCGCGAAGAAGGTCCCGAGAAGCACCCTGTCAGCATCTTGGGACGTGGCAGCAAGCTCATCGCCAAGACGGTGTCAGTCGATGTCGAACGCGAGCCGATCCAAGCGATGCTGCTGGAAGGTTTCTTCCCACAGTGTGCCGGCAGCGAAAAACCGCAGCGTGGGTTCGTTTCTGGCTTTCAGGAACTGGGGCTTCCGTTCGAGTCCGACCCAGCCGTCACGCGGCATCTGGCCGAATTTCTGGCCGTGCATGCCGAAAAAGCGGGCAGCCCGATCAACCCCACCCATGTACTGTTCAACGGTGGCGTCTTCAAAAGCGAATCGTTCCAGACGCGCTTGATGGAAACACTCGCCGCGTGGCAACCCGAACAACCTCCGCAGCGTTTGGAAGGTCCGCACGACCTCGACTACGCCGTGGCTCGCGGGGCGGCGTTCTATGGTTGGGCGAAAGAGAAGGGGGGCATTCGCATTCGGGGCGGAACGGCCCAAGCCTATTACGTCGGCATCCAAACCTCTGGCCTGGCCATCCCTGGCGCCCCCCGTCCGCTGCACCTGTTGAACGTCGTGCCGATTGGCATGGAAGAAGGGACCGAGACCGACGTCCCCAGCGCCGAAGTCGGCCTGGTGGTGGGCGAAACCACCAAGTTCCGCTTCTTCTCGTCTCCTAGCCGCAAAGACGACAAGCCTGGTCAAATGCTCCAGCGCTGGGACGAAGCCGAAGTCAGCGAAACCGACAGCCTGGAAGCCAACCTCCCGCGCGACGATAAGATCAACGAGCCCTACGTGCCGGTGACCTTCCATAGCAAAGTCACGGAGCTGGGGATGCTCGAATTATGGTGCGTCAGCTCCAAGACCAACGGCCGCTGGAAGCTAGAATTCAACGTCCGCGAAGAAGATTAA